The Acaryochloris thomasi RCC1774 nucleotide sequence TTGGGGGCTAAGCGAGCCGTAGCCTTTGACCTGACGGCTGCCTGTTCTGGATTTGTGTTTGGCATGGTGACCGCGGCCCAGTTTATCCGTACCGGTGTCTATCGAAATGTGCTGCTGATTGGCGCTGACATTCTTTCGCGCTGGGTTGACTGGAACGATCGCCGTACCTGCATTCTGTTTGGCGACGGAGCGGGTGCTGTTGTTATGCAAGCCAATGAACAGGATCATCTCTTGGGTTTTATGCTCCAGAGCGACGGCACCAAGCACGACCAGCTCAACTTAGCCTATCAGCCTGAAGCTAAACCTCTAGCAAATCTCACCATTGGTCAAGGTGGGTTCGCCCCAATCACAATGAATGGTCAAGAGATCTATCGGTTCGCAGTCAAACGAGTCCCTGAAGTGATTGGCAAAGCTCTGTTTCATGCCGGCTGCACAGTGGAAGATATTGACTGGCTTGTCATGCACCAAGCCAATCAGCGCATTCTTGATGCCGTTGCCCAACGCCTTAAGCTTCCGGCGGAGAAGGTGGTCAGCAACATGGCTGAACATGGCAATACTTCCGCAGCTTCTATTCCATTAGCCCTAGACGCTGAAATTCGAGAAGGTCGGATCAAAGTCGGAGACAAGATTGCCGCAGCGGGTTTCGGTGCGGGTCTGAGTTGGGGAGCAACCATTTTTGAATGGGGCCGCTGAATTAATTTTCTCGGTGATTTTACGCAGGTTCTCACGCTAGACCACTGCTAGGATGGCGCTAACTCGGGTAAAAACAACTATCCTTAGCCATGACGCTGCCTTGACAACCGCCATGCTCAAAACTTTTAAGAAGACGCTGTACCGCATCAATCCTCGCTTTCCTGAAGACGTGCAGTTCGCCAAGCGCATTGTGCGCAAGCAGATAGCACTGCTCAGTAAAGGAGAAAAGGTCGATCAGGTTGCACCACAGCTGCTAGACGGCTTGCAGCCTTTGCAACAGCGCGGATACTCCCAGCTCCATATTCAGGTCATCTGTGCTGAGGCGATTCAGCACTTGCTGATCGAGAAGGTTTTGCGCGAACAGAAAGCGATACTAACTTAACGCTCTGCAGCAGATAGCAATCGAGCGGCTGGCTGAGACACCAGACCTTTATCCAAAGCGAGTTTCAGTCGCTAAATGTCTGAACCAATACCTCTCTCGCGATATGTCAAGATGAGTGGGTTAACGCCATTAGCAATTGCCCATGCTCCATTTCGAGAAATCTTGCCTAGTTGACGCCCCCGTAGAGACCGTCTGGCAATTTCATGAGCGCCCCGATATTCTTAATTTGTTAACGCCACCCTGGCAGCCCGTTCAGATTGTCCGTCGTCAAGGCGGGCTAGAGGTGGGAGCGCTCTCAGAGTTCCGACTTTGGATTGGGCCTATTCCTGTGCAGTGGATCTCTATTCATACGAGCTGTGATATTAATCAGCAGTTTACCGATGAGCAAGAAGTCGGTCCCATGAGTAGCTGGAAACATCGCCATCAGTTTGAGGCCCAAGGATCACAGACGCGCCTGACAGACGCCATTGACTTTGAAATTCCAGGGGAGTCGCTAGCCGAGATGCTGCTGGGCGAATGGGTGAAGTCCCGACTCAACGATATGTTTGCCTACCGACATCAGGTTACGCAGGAGCGGTGCATTTAGGCTCTGTTGCAACTGGCGGCACCTGTGATGGGGTTCTGTTGCGTTAACTTTCCAGGGCGCAAGAATGAGAGCTTAACCCTGATTTTTTAGACAGAAATCCCAAAGTTCTCCGAAATGAAGTGATTCTGAGAACGAAGGTCTCCTTTCTCAATACCGACGATCTGACCCTTACGAATCGCATTCATCGTCTTATTTCCTGGAACGGAGTGTCCACTCTTTCGAGACAAGGTCACTTCAGACACAACTCATCATAGAGACAACATCACCCAACCTAAGAAGTGGTCTCGTGCCGCTCGTAGGCATCAATAATCTTTTCTACAAGAGGATGGCGAACCACGTCGGCTTTAGTCAGGTTGCAGAAGGCAATACCGTCAATGTTAGAGAGGATTCTTTGAGCCACAGCCAGTCCTGAAGCTTGGTGACTGGGTAAGTCAGTTTGCGTGACATCTCCGGTGACCACCAGCCGTGACTTGTTCCCGAGGCGCGTCAGCATCATTTTCATTTGGCCTGGAGTGGTATTTTGAGCCTCATCTAAAATCACAAAGGCATGGCTGAGGGTCCGACCTCGCATATAGGCCAAAGGAGCGACCTCAATAATGCCCCGCTCCATGAGACTCGTCACGCGCTCTGGCTCCACCAAAGCATGAAGGGCATCGTAGAGCGGTCGAAGATAGGGATTGACCTTTTCTTGCAAATCTCCAGGTAGGAAGCCTAAGCGCTCACCCGCTTCAATGGCCGGTCGGGTCAGAATTAAGCGCTCATATTCATTGGATAAAAGCGCCTGCACTGCCAGAATTGCAGCTAAAAAAGTTTTACCCGTTCCGGCTGGCCCAATACCAAAGGTCAAAGAATGGGTGCGGATGGCTTTAACATACTGACGCTGACGAAAAGTTTTTGCTCGAATGTCTTCACCACGCCGGGTCCGAGCCAGCACATCTTTCTGCAAATCTTTCCAGTTATCTTTCTGGTTTGTATTGAGAGCGTGGCGGGCCGTGAGGATATCAACCTCAGTTACTTCTCGCTCTGCCTGCCAAAGATCGCTGAGCATGGTGATCAGCTGCTGGCAAATCTGGACCTGAGTTTCAGTGCCGCTGATCAGCAAATCTTGCCCGCGAAGAACGAGCTGCGCGCCTGTCTGCCGGGCCAGCACTTTGATATTGTGTTCCTGTTCGCCTGCAAATGCGATCGCACTATCTGACGTCGGGAACGAAATCGTAAGAGTTTCAGCCATAACGGCATAAAAAAATAGATAAAGCTACCGTTGAGAGAGCTTCCGACTCACCGCCGCAACTGCTATTCCGTTAGTCCTCTGAGACTTGCTCGCTTCGCTTCACCGGTTTCGGCACTGGCTTTTTGGGACCATCACCACTTCGTCGGCTACTGCTGCGCCGACCACCGCCGCGAGAATCCTGTGAGGTCTGACTGCCGAACACCTCAAGATGGACAGATTGATCCGCTAGCTTGCCCGCTGTTTCTACCACGGAGCGCATCGCCTGGATGGTCCGTCCATTGCGCCCAAAGACATGACCCTTATCAGAATCAGCAAAGGCAAGACGCACCCAGATTTTGCCGTTGGCATAGGTCTCACAGTGAATGCTCAGCTTGTCTGGCTCTTCTAGGAACGGCGTCACTAAAAAGCGAACAAGTTCGGCATAGTCTGATTGCGGACTCGTCACATGCACTCCCGACACTATTGGGCTTTCATTTGCTCAAAAACGTTAGCTTTTTCTAAAATCCGACGTACGGTGTCAGTGGGCTGGGCACCCTGCTGGAGACGCTTGATAATCCCATCCACGCGCAGTCGCGTTTCGTTGGCAATGGGGTTGTAATAGCCCAACTCTTCAAGGGGACGGCCATCACGGCGACTACGACTGTCAATCGCCACAATGCGATAGCTTGCAGCGCGCTTCTTACCGTATCGCTTTAGTCTGAGTTTGATCATGCTTGGGGTAAAGGATTGTTTTGGATGGCTATAGGTCAACCGCACCAAAGGCGCGAGAGGCCGACAACAGTACAGTAAGCAATCATATCACTTCAGTCGGCGCTATTGCCACTTAATGTTAAGCCCAGAAAGAAGTGAATGTCATGTGCAGCCTGTATTCAGCACTATAGCGTCCCAAATCCCTTCCGCTTTTTGTTCTTCTTTTTCTTTTTGCCACCGCCACCTTGGCCCCGCCATCCTGGCCCCGGAGCCTGACCGCCGCCGCCCATCATGCCGCCGCCAAACGGGTTCATGCCGCCCCCCATGCCCCCCATGCCCGGCATTTGACCCTGGCCCATCTGCTGCATCATCGTCCGCATTCTCTGGAAGTCGGTGACCAGCTTACTGACGTCATTGAGTGAGTAGCCTGAACCCTTAGCAATTCGGCGTCGCCTGCTGGGGGAGCTAGATAGCAAATCTGGATCCTTGCGCTCTGCCTGCGTCATGGAGCCAATCATGGCTTCGGTCTGCTTAAGCTTCCCTTCGCCTTCTTCGAGCTGAGAAGACGAGAGCTTGTTCATGCCCGGAATCATTTTCATGACGCCGCCGAGAGATCCCATATTTTTCAGGAGCCGCATTTGCTTCAGAAAATCAGAGAAGTCAAACTGCGCCTCCATGATCTTTTGGGTCATTTTTTCGGCATCGGCAATGTCGAATTCTTCCTGAGCTTTTTCGACAAGGGAGAGGACATCCCCCATCCCCAAGATGCGCGAGGCCATCCGCTCAGGGTAGAAGGGCTGCAGAGCCTCTACTTTCTCGCCGACGCCAATAAACTTGATCGGCTGTCCCGAGATCTGTCGGATGGATAGCGCTGCTCCCCCTCGCGTATCGCCATCCATCTTGGTGAGAATCGCGCCGGTAATCCCGATCTCTTCGTGGAAGGTGCGGGTTAGGTTAGCGGCTTCTTGGCCAGTCATCGCGTCCACAACCAGCAAAACTTCGTCAGGTTTCACCGTCTTTTTAATGGTGGCTAGCTCACCCATCATCTCGGGGTCAATCTGGAGTCGGCCAGCGGTGTCGATGATCACGGTATCAACATTCTGTTCGCGGGCGGCGGCTAGACCCTGGCGAGCAATCTCTACCGGGTTGGCATCTGCACCAATTTCAAAAACAGGGACGTTGATCTGCTTGCCCAGCGTGACGAGCTGATCAATGGCGGCGGGTCGATAAACATCAGTCGCCACCAGCAGGGCCGAGCGCTCTTGCTTGCGCAGATGGAGGGCTAGCTTAGCGGTCGCCGTTGTTTTACCGGTTCCTTGCAAACCCGCCATTAAGATGACGGTGGGGGCTTTATTGGCTTCTGCTAGAGGAGCGTTGGTCTCTCCCATGACTTTGATCAGCTCATCGTTCACGATTTTGATGAACTGCTGATCAGGGCTGACCCCCTTGATCACTTCTGCGCCCAGGGCTGTCTCACGGACCTCTTCGATAAAATCTTTGACTACCTGTAGGTTGGCGTCAGCTTCGAGAAGCGATCGCCTCACGTCTCGCAGGGCTTCTTGAATATTTGACTCTGAGATCTTGGCTTGACCTCGCAGAGACTTCCAGGCAGATTCTAGACTTTCGGAGAGGGCCTCAAACATAGCGATTCAATACGGTGAATATGCTTCTTTTGTATTAGCCTAGCGTACTCTCTTGCAAACACCCCAACCGTAGAGCTGTGTTACGGTTACTCACGAACGCAACCCGTTATGTAGGCCATGCAGACTCTTCCATTCCTACCTTTTGACTTGCCCTTTGCAACACCACTCACCAAGCTGGCATATCAGACCTTTTCGCAGAGCAAAAATGTATTTGGCATTGCCCATAGAGAATGGAATAGCCGTGTACGACAGGCTGTTGATCCACCTCGGCAGCAAAAGGTTAGCAAAATCGACGATCAGATGCTGGCGATGCTGCAAAAGCGCTTCGACCAGCTATTAGAATCTGACTGGGATGATGCTCAGCAGGGCATTTATCCCACTGCTCTACTGTTTGACAATCCTTGGGACGAGTTTTTTCGTTTCTATCCGGCGGTGTGGTTGGATGCCCCTCAGACCTGGCGGCGCTACAACCAGCGTAGATATCAGGAATTCTCAGAGGCTGTTGATACAGCTGGGTATCCAAAGTACTATCTGCAAAACTTTCATCATCAGTCAGATGGATACCTCAGTGATGACTCGGCTAATCTCTATGACCTACAGGTGGAGCTATTGTTTGGG carries:
- a CDS encoding beta-ketoacyl-ACP synthase III yields the protein MQNLASGLAITGCGSAVPAASLNNHGLSEIVETSDEWIASRTGIRSRHLASPQESLVDIAVEASRGAIASAKINPEDLDLIILATSTPDDLFGTAGKIQIQLGAKRAVAFDLTAACSGFVFGMVTAAQFIRTGVYRNVLLIGADILSRWVDWNDRRTCILFGDGAGAVVMQANEQDHLLGFMLQSDGTKHDQLNLAYQPEAKPLANLTIGQGGFAPITMNGQEIYRFAVKRVPEVIGKALFHAGCTVEDIDWLVMHQANQRILDAVAQRLKLPAEKVVSNMAEHGNTSAASIPLALDAEIREGRIKVGDKIAAAGFGAGLSWGATIFEWGR
- a CDS encoding SRPBCC family protein, encoding MLHFEKSCLVDAPVETVWQFHERPDILNLLTPPWQPVQIVRRQGGLEVGALSEFRLWIGPIPVQWISIHTSCDINQQFTDEQEVGPMSSWKHRHQFEAQGSQTRLTDAIDFEIPGESLAEMLLGEWVKSRLNDMFAYRHQVTQERCI
- a CDS encoding PhoH family protein, which encodes MAETLTISFPTSDSAIAFAGEQEHNIKVLARQTGAQLVLRGQDLLISGTETQVQICQQLITMLSDLWQAEREVTEVDILTARHALNTNQKDNWKDLQKDVLARTRRGEDIRAKTFRQRQYVKAIRTHSLTFGIGPAGTGKTFLAAILAVQALLSNEYERLILTRPAIEAGERLGFLPGDLQEKVNPYLRPLYDALHALVEPERVTSLMERGIIEVAPLAYMRGRTLSHAFVILDEAQNTTPGQMKMMLTRLGNKSRLVVTGDVTQTDLPSHQASGLAVAQRILSNIDGIAFCNLTKADVVRHPLVEKIIDAYERHETTS
- a CDS encoding KH domain-containing protein, whose protein sequence is MTSPQSDYAELVRFLVTPFLEEPDKLSIHCETYANGKIWVRLAFADSDKGHVFGRNGRTIQAMRSVVETAGKLADQSVHLEVFGSQTSQDSRGGGRRSSSRRSGDGPKKPVPKPVKRSEQVSED
- the rpsP gene encoding 30S ribosomal protein S16, with the protein product MIKLRLKRYGKKRAASYRIVAIDSRSRRDGRPLEELGYYNPIANETRLRVDGIIKRLQQGAQPTDTVRRILEKANVFEQMKAQ
- the ffh gene encoding signal recognition particle protein, with translation MFEALSESLESAWKSLRGQAKISESNIQEALRDVRRSLLEADANLQVVKDFIEEVRETALGAEVIKGVSPDQQFIKIVNDELIKVMGETNAPLAEANKAPTVILMAGLQGTGKTTATAKLALHLRKQERSALLVATDVYRPAAIDQLVTLGKQINVPVFEIGADANPVEIARQGLAAAREQNVDTVIIDTAGRLQIDPEMMGELATIKKTVKPDEVLLVVDAMTGQEAANLTRTFHEEIGITGAILTKMDGDTRGGAALSIRQISGQPIKFIGVGEKVEALQPFYPERMASRILGMGDVLSLVEKAQEEFDIADAEKMTQKIMEAQFDFSDFLKQMRLLKNMGSLGGVMKMIPGMNKLSSSQLEEGEGKLKQTEAMIGSMTQAERKDPDLLSSSPSRRRRIAKGSGYSLNDVSKLVTDFQRMRTMMQQMGQGQMPGMGGMGGGMNPFGGGMMGGGGQAPGPGWRGQGGGGKKKKKNKKRKGFGTL